The Streptomyces sp. NBC_01268 genome window below encodes:
- a CDS encoding DNA alkylation repair protein yields the protein MTSAATPAVPDSALADTLLTRLTEVYPTGGDPFRAQEMIAYMKGVAPFLGLRTPERRALSRTVLAGTPVPDEADCAAVALRCFALPEREYHYFAVDYLRRHVKRCSSGFLPVAHALVTTVSWWDTVDHLAAHVVGPLVAADPALAARMDAWVTDDDLWVARTAILHQLRFKDATDTERLFSYCLLRSGHPDFFIRKAIGWSLREYAKTDPAEVRAFVAEHTSRLSPLSVREALKNL from the coding sequence GTGACCTCCGCCGCCACCCCCGCCGTACCCGACAGCGCCCTCGCCGACACCCTCCTCACCCGGCTCACGGAGGTCTACCCCACGGGCGGCGACCCCTTCCGCGCGCAGGAGATGATCGCGTACATGAAGGGCGTCGCGCCCTTCCTCGGACTGCGGACCCCGGAGCGCCGCGCCCTGTCCCGCACCGTCCTGGCCGGCACCCCCGTCCCCGACGAGGCCGACTGCGCCGCCGTCGCCCTGCGCTGCTTCGCCCTGCCCGAGCGGGAGTACCACTACTTCGCCGTCGACTACCTGCGCCGCCACGTGAAGCGCTGCTCGTCCGGCTTCCTGCCGGTCGCCCACGCCCTCGTGACCACCGTCTCCTGGTGGGACACCGTCGACCACCTCGCCGCCCACGTCGTCGGCCCGCTCGTCGCCGCCGACCCCGCGCTCGCGGCCCGCATGGACGCCTGGGTCACCGACGACGACCTGTGGGTGGCGCGCACCGCGATCCTGCACCAGCTGCGCTTCAAGGACGCCACCGACACCGAGCGCCTCTTCTCCTACTGCCTGCTCCGCTCCGGCCACCCGGACTTCTTCATCCGCAAGGCGATCGGCTGGAGCCTGCGCGAGTACGCCAAGACCGATCCGGCCGAGGTGCGCGCCTTCGTCGCCGAGCACACCTCCCGGCTCTCCCCGCTCTCCGTGCGCGAGGCCCTCAAGAACCTCTGA
- a CDS encoding thiolase family protein yields MRDAVIVEAVRTPIGKGKPGGALAGVHPVALLSHTLRALIDRTGIDPALVDDVIGGTVDQVGEQAMNTTRYAWLGAGLPETVPATTVDRQCGSSQQAVHFAAQGVLSGAYDIAVACGVESMSRVPMWSNVPPGADPFGPGVAERYPEGLVPQGISAELIAAKWSLGRAAMDEFAAASHAKAARSWAAGLFDAEVVPYGEVRRDESVRPATTPEVLAGLRPAFRDPGFAERFPQIDWSVTAGNSSPVNDGASAVLVMEAGTARRLGLRPLARLHSFAVTGSDPLLMLTGVIPATEKVLRRAGLGLADIDLFEINEAFASVVLAWRQETGADLDRVNVHGGAIALGHPLGASGTRLTTTLVHALRARGGRYGLQAMCEAGGLANAMIIEAV; encoded by the coding sequence ATGCGCGACGCCGTCATCGTCGAAGCCGTCCGTACGCCGATCGGGAAGGGCAAGCCCGGCGGAGCACTCGCCGGCGTCCATCCCGTCGCCCTGCTGTCGCACACCCTGCGGGCCCTGATCGACCGCACCGGGATCGATCCCGCCCTCGTCGACGACGTCATCGGCGGCACCGTCGACCAGGTCGGCGAGCAGGCCATGAACACCACCCGCTACGCCTGGCTGGGCGCAGGCCTGCCGGAGACCGTGCCCGCCACGACCGTCGACCGGCAGTGCGGCTCCTCGCAGCAGGCCGTGCACTTCGCCGCCCAGGGCGTGCTGTCCGGCGCCTACGACATCGCGGTCGCCTGCGGCGTCGAGTCCATGAGCCGGGTCCCGATGTGGTCCAACGTGCCGCCGGGCGCCGATCCCTTCGGGCCCGGGGTCGCCGAGCGCTACCCGGAGGGCCTGGTCCCGCAGGGGATCAGCGCGGAGCTCATCGCCGCGAAGTGGTCCCTCGGCCGCGCGGCCATGGACGAGTTCGCCGCCGCCTCGCACGCGAAGGCCGCGCGGAGCTGGGCGGCCGGACTCTTCGACGCCGAGGTCGTCCCGTACGGGGAGGTGCGCCGCGACGAGTCCGTGCGGCCCGCGACCACCCCCGAGGTCCTCGCCGGGCTCCGGCCCGCCTTCCGGGACCCGGGCTTCGCGGAGCGCTTCCCGCAGATCGACTGGTCGGTCACCGCGGGCAACAGCAGCCCGGTCAACGACGGGGCGTCCGCGGTCCTCGTCATGGAGGCCGGGACCGCGCGGCGCCTCGGCCTGCGCCCGCTCGCCCGGCTGCACTCCTTCGCGGTGACCGGCTCCGACCCGCTGCTCATGCTGACCGGGGTGATCCCGGCCACCGAGAAGGTGCTGCGCCGAGCCGGTCTCGGCCTCGCCGACATCGACCTCTTCGAGATCAACGAGGCCTTCGCGAGCGTCGTCCTCGCCTGGCGGCAGGAGACCGGCGCCGACCTCGACCGGGTCAACGTCCACGGCGGCGCCATCGCCCTCGGCCACCCGCTCGGCGCGAGCGGCACCCGCCTGACCACCACCCTGGTGCACGCCCTGCGGGCGCGCGGCGGCCGGTACGGGCTCCAGGCGATGTGCGAGGCGGGCGGACTGGCCAACGCGATGATCATCGAAGCGGTGTGA
- the tuf gene encoding elongation factor Tu, translating to MPKQAYARTKPHLNIGTMGHVDHGKTTLTAALTKVLSERATDGPTAYVPFERIDRAPEEARRGITINVAHVEYETETRHYAHVDMPGHADYIKNMVTGAAQLDGAILVVSALDGIMPQTAEHVLLARQVGVDHIVVALNKADGADDELTDLVELEVRELLTAHGYGGDGVPVIRVSGLRALEGDPRWTASIEALLDAVDTYVPVPVRYVDAPFLLPVENVLTITGRGTVVTGAVERGSVRVGDRVQVPGTETETVVTGVETFGKPMESAQAGDNVALLLRGVPRGAVRRGHVVAAPGSLVPRRRFTARVYVLAAGEGGRSTPVTTGYRPQFYLRTADVVGAVDLGGRAVARPGETVTMTVELGRDTPLEPGLGFAIREGGRTVGAGTVTEVL from the coding sequence ATGCCCAAGCAGGCTTACGCGCGCACCAAGCCCCACCTCAACATCGGCACCATGGGCCACGTCGACCACGGCAAGACCACCCTGACCGCCGCCCTCACCAAGGTCCTCAGCGAGCGGGCCACCGACGGCCCCACCGCGTACGTCCCCTTCGAGCGGATCGACCGCGCCCCCGAGGAGGCGCGCCGCGGCATCACGATCAACGTGGCGCACGTCGAGTACGAGACCGAGACCCGCCACTACGCCCACGTCGACATGCCCGGGCACGCCGACTACATCAAGAACATGGTCACGGGCGCGGCCCAGCTCGACGGGGCGATCCTCGTCGTCTCCGCGCTCGACGGGATCATGCCGCAGACCGCCGAGCACGTCCTGCTCGCCCGGCAGGTCGGCGTCGACCACATCGTCGTCGCGCTCAACAAGGCCGACGGTGCGGACGACGAGCTGACCGACCTGGTCGAGCTGGAGGTGCGGGAGCTCCTGACCGCGCACGGCTACGGCGGCGACGGCGTACCCGTGATCCGGGTCTCCGGCCTGCGGGCCCTGGAGGGCGACCCACGCTGGACCGCCTCCATCGAGGCCCTGCTCGACGCCGTGGACACCTACGTGCCGGTACCGGTGCGGTACGTGGACGCGCCGTTCCTGCTGCCGGTCGAGAACGTGCTCACCATCACCGGCCGCGGCACCGTCGTGACCGGCGCCGTGGAGCGCGGCAGCGTCCGGGTCGGCGACCGCGTCCAGGTGCCCGGCACGGAGACCGAGACCGTGGTCACCGGCGTCGAGACCTTCGGCAAGCCGATGGAGTCGGCGCAGGCGGGCGACAACGTGGCGCTCCTGCTGCGCGGCGTGCCGCGCGGTGCGGTGCGACGCGGCCATGTGGTGGCCGCGCCCGGCAGTCTCGTGCCACGCCGCCGCTTCACGGCGCGGGTGTACGTGCTCGCCGCCGGCGAAGGCGGCCGCAGCACGCCCGTCACGACCGGCTACCGGCCGCAGTTCTACCTGCGCACGGCCGATGTCGTCGGCGCCGTCGACCTCGGCGGGCGCGCCGTCGCCCGGCCCGGCGAGACGGTCACCATGACCGTTGAGCTCGGCCGTGACACGCCCCTGGAGCCGGGGCTCGGCTTCGCGATCCGCGAGGGCGGACGGACGGTCGGCGCGGGAACGGTGACCGAGGTGCTGTGA
- a CDS encoding undecaprenyl-diphosphate phosphatase: MSWFESFILGLVQGLTEFLPISSSAHLRLTAAFAGWEDPGAAFTAITQIGTEAAVLIYFRKDIARIVSAWFRSLFDKSMRSDHDAQMGWLVIVGSLPIGVLGVTFKDQIEGPFRDLRLIATTLIVMGIVLGIADRLAARDEIGGRHRAIRERKSLRELGVRDGLIFGFCQAMALIPGVSRSGATISGGLFMGYTREAAARYSFLLAIPAVLASGVFELKDAGEGHVSWGPTVFATIIAFGVGYAVIAWFMKFITTKSFMPFVIYRIALGILLFFLVGSDVLSPHAGESAG, from the coding sequence ATGAGTTGGTTCGAATCATTCATCCTCGGACTCGTCCAGGGGCTGACGGAGTTCCTTCCCATCTCCTCCAGCGCGCATCTGCGGCTCACCGCCGCGTTCGCCGGCTGGGAGGACCCCGGTGCGGCGTTCACGGCGATCACCCAGATCGGCACCGAGGCCGCCGTGCTCATCTACTTCCGCAAGGACATCGCGCGGATCGTCTCCGCGTGGTTCCGCTCGCTCTTCGACAAGTCGATGCGCTCCGACCACGACGCGCAGATGGGCTGGCTCGTCATCGTCGGCTCGCTGCCGATCGGCGTCCTCGGCGTCACGTTCAAGGACCAGATCGAGGGCCCCTTCCGCGATCTGCGGCTGATCGCCACCACGCTCATCGTGATGGGCATCGTGCTCGGCATCGCCGACCGGCTCGCGGCCCGCGACGAGATCGGCGGGCGTCACCGGGCGATCCGCGAGCGCAAGTCGCTGAGGGAACTCGGCGTGCGGGACGGCCTCATCTTCGGCTTCTGCCAGGCGATGGCCCTGATCCCGGGCGTCTCCCGCTCCGGCGCCACCATCTCCGGCGGTCTGTTCATGGGCTACACCCGCGAGGCGGCCGCCCGCTACTCGTTCCTCCTCGCCATCCCGGCCGTGCTCGCCTCCGGCGTGTTCGAGCTGAAGGACGCGGGCGAGGGGCACGTCTCCTGGGGCCCGACGGTCTTCGCCACGATCATCGCCTTCGGCGTCGGGTACGCGGTGATCGCCTGGTTCATGAAGTTCATCACCACGAAGTCCTTCATGCCCTTCGTGATCTACCGGATCGCCCTCGGCATCCTCCTGTTCTTCCTGGTCGGCTCGGACGTCCTCAGCCCCCACGCGGGCGAGTCCGCCGGCTGA
- a CDS encoding glycoside hydrolase family 3 C-terminal domain-containing protein, translating into MPHTPRQEQDETASAPAPRHLSRRRLLLALAGAAALSAVAAGAGRALAAPPPPGARTGRPVPARLSERVRTLVAQLTLDEKTTLLHGATDPAGLGQAGYVPGVPRLGIPPLRLADGPAGVRVARRATALPAPVMLAAAFDPALARAYGQVIGHEGRALGQDVLLAPMVNLIRTPYAGRNFETFAEDPLLSADLVAEEVRGIQAEDLVATVKHLALNNQERDRMSVDVRAAEQTLHETELRGFEAAVAAGAGSVMAAYNKIDGVHATENSALLTEVLRELWGFEGWVMSDWGAVHSTVAALTAGCDMEMPGGAYYGAALRRAVDDGRIGHDVVDTAVARFLAVRERFGLLDEGADRPTRDAAAGARLALRVATAGATLLRNEAGTLPLTGRAARSIAVIGPTGAVPLVSGGGSAHVVPDGATSPLDALRARAGDGATVTYALGEDLYGKPLPPTVPSRDLDAVDVAAAGTWHHEGTLTATEDDDWSFFVHYSGKRPVVTLDGVELFPVKAGVAEFFAGGLGGRAADGLALRRADRRLAAGPHTLTVTAQGGATGQLFRLRAATGATRAADRAEAVAAARAARSVVLFAYEDASEGRDRTGLALPGRQEDLIAAVSAANPRTTVVLNTSSAVTMPWLDGTAAVLQMYYPGQEGAAATAAVLFGDADPGGRLTQTFPASEDRHPTAGDPVRYPGKDGIEEYGEGVHVGYRWYDANDVTPLFPFGHGLSYTRFLYADLSVAPAGDGLDVGFTVINTGTRTGVEVAQVYLGPSPDLAALGVDQPSRLLAGYRRLELSPGGRRRVTVRVAARTLSSWDPARHGWILGTGRRELRVGSSSRAFRLGTETRVGTP; encoded by the coding sequence GTGCCCCACACCCCCCGTCAGGAACAGGACGAGACCGCCTCCGCCCCGGCACCCCGCCACCTCTCCCGGCGCCGGCTCCTGCTCGCCCTCGCCGGAGCGGCGGCCCTGTCCGCCGTCGCGGCCGGCGCGGGCCGCGCCCTCGCCGCACCGCCCCCGCCGGGCGCGCGGACCGGGCGCCCGGTGCCCGCGCGGCTCAGCGAGCGCGTCCGCACCCTCGTCGCACAGCTCACCCTCGACGAGAAGACCACCCTCCTGCACGGCGCCACCGACCCCGCGGGCCTCGGCCAGGCCGGCTACGTGCCCGGCGTCCCCCGCCTCGGCATCCCGCCGCTCCGGCTCGCCGACGGACCCGCCGGCGTCCGGGTCGCCCGCCGCGCCACCGCGCTGCCCGCACCCGTGATGCTCGCCGCGGCCTTCGACCCGGCGCTCGCCCGCGCCTACGGGCAGGTCATCGGCCACGAGGGCCGGGCACTCGGCCAGGACGTCCTCCTGGCGCCGATGGTCAACCTCATCCGCACCCCCTACGCGGGCCGCAACTTCGAGACCTTCGCCGAGGACCCGCTGCTCTCCGCGGACCTCGTCGCCGAGGAGGTCCGCGGCATCCAGGCCGAGGACCTCGTCGCCACCGTCAAGCACCTCGCCCTCAACAACCAGGAGCGCGACCGGATGTCCGTCGACGTCCGGGCCGCCGAACAGACCCTCCACGAGACCGAACTCCGCGGCTTCGAGGCCGCCGTCGCCGCCGGGGCCGGCTCGGTCATGGCCGCGTACAACAAGATCGACGGCGTCCACGCCACCGAGAACAGCGCCCTGCTCACCGAGGTCCTGCGCGAACTCTGGGGCTTCGAGGGCTGGGTCATGAGCGACTGGGGAGCCGTCCACTCCACCGTCGCCGCCCTCACCGCCGGCTGCGACATGGAGATGCCCGGCGGCGCCTACTACGGTGCCGCCCTGCGCCGGGCCGTCGACGACGGGCGGATCGGACACGACGTCGTCGACACCGCCGTCGCCCGGTTCCTCGCCGTACGCGAGCGCTTCGGCCTCCTCGACGAGGGCGCCGACCGTCCCACGCGCGACGCCGCCGCGGGGGCCCGCCTCGCGCTCCGCGTCGCGACCGCCGGGGCCACCCTGCTGCGCAACGAGGCCGGGACGCTGCCGCTGACCGGACGGGCCGCCCGCTCGATCGCCGTCATCGGACCCACCGGCGCCGTGCCCCTCGTCAGCGGCGGCGGCAGCGCCCACGTCGTCCCCGACGGCGCCACCAGCCCGCTCGACGCCCTGCGCGCCCGCGCCGGCGACGGCGCCACCGTCACGTACGCCCTCGGCGAGGACCTCTACGGAAAGCCACTGCCGCCCACCGTGCCCTCCCGGGACCTCGACGCCGTCGACGTCGCCGCCGCCGGGACCTGGCACCACGAGGGGACCCTCACCGCCACCGAGGACGACGACTGGAGCTTCTTCGTCCACTACAGCGGCAAGCGCCCCGTGGTCACCCTCGACGGCGTCGAGCTCTTCCCCGTCAAGGCGGGCGTCGCCGAGTTCTTCGCCGGCGGACTCGGCGGGCGCGCCGCCGACGGGCTGGCCCTGCGCCGCGCCGACCGCCGCCTCGCCGCCGGCCCCCACACGCTCACCGTCACCGCGCAGGGCGGCGCCACGGGCCAGCTGTTCCGGCTGCGCGCCGCCACCGGAGCCACCCGGGCCGCCGACCGCGCCGAGGCCGTCGCCGCAGCCCGCGCCGCACGCAGCGTGGTGCTCTTCGCCTACGAGGACGCAAGCGAGGGCCGCGACCGCACCGGACTCGCCCTGCCGGGCCGCCAGGAGGACCTGATCGCCGCGGTGAGCGCGGCCAACCCCCGCACCACCGTGGTCCTCAACACCTCCTCCGCCGTCACCATGCCGTGGCTGGACGGCACGGCGGCCGTGCTCCAGATGTACTACCCGGGCCAGGAGGGCGCCGCGGCCACCGCCGCCGTGCTCTTCGGCGACGCCGACCCGGGCGGCCGGCTCACCCAGACCTTCCCCGCCTCCGAGGACCGCCATCCCACCGCGGGCGACCCCGTCCGCTATCCCGGGAAGGACGGGATCGAGGAGTACGGGGAGGGCGTCCACGTCGGGTACCGCTGGTACGACGCCAACGACGTGACCCCGCTCTTCCCCTTCGGCCACGGCCTGTCGTACACCCGCTTCCTCTACGCCGACCTGAGCGTCGCCCCGGCCGGCGACGGCCTCGACGTCGGCTTCACCGTGATCAACACCGGCACCCGCACCGGCGTCGAGGTCGCCCAGGTCTACCTGGGCCCCTCGCCGGACCTCGCCGCCCTCGGCGTCGACCAGCCGAGCCGCCTCCTCGCCGGGTACCGGCGGCTGGAGCTCTCTCCCGGCGGGCGGCGCCGCGTCACCGTCCGGGTCGCCGCCCGCACCCTCTCCTCCTGGGACCCGGCCCGGCACGGCTGGATCCTCGGCACCGGCCGCCGCGAACTGCGGGTCGGATCGTCCTCCCGGGCCTTCCGCCTGGGGACCGAGACCCGGGTCGGCACCCCGTGA
- a CDS encoding MFS transporter: MPGWAGRNYLLLTAAAIITNLGTHGALIAAAFAVIQSGGDGGDVGLVAMARTLPLVLFLLIGGAVADRVPRHRVMVAANALNCVSQAVFAVLVLTGEARLWHMMLLTALCGTGQAFFNPAAEGMLMSSVSGEQVSRAFALFRMAMHGAGIGGAALGGALIAAVGPGWVLAVDAVAFALAGALRAFLDVRHIPERAAGGGLLADLREGWDEFASRPWLWAIVAQFSIVVALVGAAESVYGPLVARDELGGARPWGLALAAFGVGTLAGALLMIRWKPRRMLLVGTVCVFPIALPSAALAVPLDVVGLSAAMFVSGVAIEVFGVSWMTALHQEIPEDKLSRVSAYDWFGSTAMLPLSTALAGPAEGVFGRGNALWGSAALIVVVTALVLLVPDVRHLTRRTKRVSGATPEGADAQDPRDEPKAAGVSADPEGSLRGNG, from the coding sequence ATGCCCGGCTGGGCCGGGCGGAACTACCTGCTGCTGACCGCCGCCGCGATCATCACCAACCTGGGCACCCACGGCGCCCTGATCGCGGCGGCGTTCGCCGTCATCCAGTCCGGCGGCGACGGCGGCGACGTCGGCCTGGTGGCGATGGCCCGCACGCTGCCCCTGGTGCTCTTCCTGCTCATCGGCGGCGCCGTCGCCGACCGGGTCCCCCGGCACCGGGTGATGGTCGCCGCCAACGCCCTCAACTGCGTCTCCCAGGCCGTGTTCGCCGTCCTCGTCCTCACCGGCGAGGCCCGGCTGTGGCACATGATGCTGCTGACCGCCCTGTGCGGCACCGGACAGGCCTTCTTCAACCCCGCCGCCGAGGGCATGCTGATGTCCAGCGTCAGCGGCGAGCAGGTCAGCCGCGCCTTCGCCCTCTTCCGGATGGCGATGCACGGCGCCGGCATCGGCGGGGCCGCGCTCGGCGGCGCGCTGATCGCCGCCGTCGGCCCCGGCTGGGTGCTCGCCGTCGACGCGGTCGCCTTCGCCCTCGCCGGGGCGCTGCGCGCCTTCCTCGACGTACGGCACATCCCCGAGCGCGCCGCGGGCGGCGGACTCCTCGCCGACCTGCGCGAGGGCTGGGACGAGTTCGCGAGCCGCCCCTGGCTCTGGGCGATCGTCGCCCAGTTCTCCATCGTGGTGGCGCTGGTCGGCGCGGCCGAGTCGGTGTACGGGCCGCTGGTCGCCCGGGACGAGCTGGGCGGCGCCCGGCCGTGGGGGCTCGCGCTCGCCGCGTTCGGCGTGGGCACGCTGGCCGGCGCGCTCCTGATGATCCGCTGGAAACCGCGCCGGATGCTGCTCGTGGGCACCGTCTGCGTCTTCCCCATCGCGCTGCCGTCGGCGGCGCTCGCGGTGCCGCTGGACGTGGTCGGCCTGTCGGCCGCGATGTTCGTCAGCGGCGTGGCCATCGAGGTGTTCGGCGTCTCCTGGATGACGGCGCTGCACCAGGAGATCCCGGAGGACAAGCTGTCCCGGGTCTCCGCCTACGACTGGTTCGGCTCGACGGCGATGCTGCCGCTCTCCACCGCGCTGGCCGGACCGGCCGAGGGCGTCTTCGGCCGCGGCAACGCCCTGTGGGGCTCGGCCGCGCTGATCGTGGTGGTCACCGCCCTGGTGCTGCTCGTGCCCGACGTACGCCATCTGACCCGGCGTACGAAGCGGGTGTCGGGCGCGACGCCGGAGGGGGCGGACGCGCAGGACCCCCGGGACGAGCCGAAGGCCGCTGGGGTCTCAGCCGATCCCGAAGGCTCCCTCCGGGGGAACGGGTGA
- a CDS encoding winged helix-turn-helix transcriptional regulator has product MKAAPRPCSIADTLALVGEKYSLLVLREVSLGVHRFDRIARNTGAPRDILTARLKRLVEAGILEKVEYSERPKRYEYRATPAGEELQPVLVTLMAWGDRHLNPERRPTLLEHSCGELLSPRVICASCGDEADAASLKALVQAPGWTTAGPVES; this is encoded by the coding sequence ATGAAGGCCGCCCCCCGCCCCTGCTCCATCGCCGACACCCTGGCGCTCGTCGGTGAGAAGTACTCCCTCCTCGTCCTGCGCGAGGTCTCGCTCGGCGTCCACCGCTTCGACCGGATCGCACGCAACACGGGCGCACCGCGCGACATCCTCACCGCCCGCCTCAAGCGGCTCGTCGAGGCCGGGATCCTGGAGAAGGTCGAGTACAGCGAGCGCCCCAAGCGCTACGAGTACCGGGCGACGCCGGCCGGCGAGGAACTGCAGCCGGTCCTCGTCACGCTGATGGCCTGGGGCGACCGCCACCTCAATCCGGAGCGGCGACCGACGCTCCTGGAGCACAGCTGCGGCGAGCTGCTGAGCCCGCGCGTGATCTGCGCGAGCTGCGGCGACGAGGCGGACGCCGCGAGCCTCAAGGCCCTCGTGCAGGCGCCGGGATGGACGACCGCGGGGCCCGTGGAGAGCTGA
- a CDS encoding DUF4442 domain-containing protein, which translates to MTVGEMLAATVPMARTLNLEFLETTAERAVVRLPDQADYHNHVGGPHAGAMFTLAESASGAIVLAAFGDQLGRAVPLAVKAEIGYKKLAMGVVTATATLGRPIAEVVAALDAGERPEFPVRIDITREDGAVTGEMTVVWTLRPNS; encoded by the coding sequence ATGACCGTCGGCGAGATGCTCGCCGCCACGGTGCCCATGGCCAGGACCCTCAACCTCGAGTTCCTGGAGACCACCGCCGAGCGCGCCGTCGTGCGCCTGCCGGACCAGGCCGACTACCACAACCACGTGGGCGGCCCGCACGCCGGCGCCATGTTCACCCTGGCCGAGTCGGCCAGCGGGGCGATCGTCCTCGCCGCCTTCGGCGACCAGCTCGGCCGCGCCGTGCCGCTCGCCGTCAAGGCCGAGATCGGCTACAAGAAGCTGGCCATGGGCGTGGTCACCGCCACCGCCACCCTCGGTCGCCCGATCGCCGAGGTCGTCGCCGCGCTCGACGCGGGGGAGCGCCCCGAGTTCCCGGTGCGCATCGACATCACGCGCGAGGACGGCGCCGTCACCGGCGAGATGACCGTCGTCTGGACGCTCCGGCCCAACTCCTGA
- a CDS encoding spermidine synthase, with the protein MNEQIPVIRDVDWGTARLMPDVDTERGWLLTVDGAPQSYVDLDDPAHLEFEYAQRLAHVVDHAAEEGAPLDVLHLGGGALTLPRYVAATRPGSRQDVAEADRGLLALVAEHLPLPEGSGIAVHGADAREWLEAAPDASADLLVADVFGGSRVPAHLTSVEYARQARRVLRPGGTYAANLADGAPFPFLRSQLATFAAVFPELALIAEPAVLRGRRFGNAVLVASDRPIDTARLARRTAADAFPARVEWGEPLARLTGDARPVRDAEAVPSPVPPEGAFGIG; encoded by the coding sequence GTGAACGAGCAGATTCCCGTGATCCGAGACGTCGACTGGGGCACCGCGCGCCTCATGCCCGACGTGGACACCGAGCGGGGCTGGCTGCTCACGGTCGACGGCGCGCCCCAGTCGTACGTCGACCTCGACGACCCGGCGCACCTGGAGTTCGAGTACGCGCAGCGGCTCGCCCACGTCGTGGACCACGCCGCCGAGGAGGGCGCCCCGCTCGACGTGCTGCACCTGGGCGGCGGGGCCCTCACCCTGCCCCGGTACGTCGCCGCCACCCGGCCCGGCTCCCGGCAGGACGTCGCCGAGGCGGACCGGGGGCTGCTCGCGCTGGTGGCCGAGCACCTGCCGCTGCCCGAGGGATCGGGGATCGCCGTGCACGGGGCGGACGCCCGGGAGTGGCTGGAGGCCGCCCCGGACGCCTCGGCGGACCTGCTGGTCGCGGACGTGTTCGGCGGCTCGCGGGTGCCCGCCCACCTGACGTCCGTGGAGTACGCCCGGCAGGCCCGGCGGGTGCTGCGGCCCGGCGGGACCTACGCGGCGAACCTCGCGGACGGGGCGCCGTTCCCGTTCCTCCGCTCCCAGCTGGCCACGTTCGCGGCCGTCTTCCCCGAGCTCGCGCTGATCGCCGAACCGGCGGTGCTGCGCGGCCGGCGCTTCGGCAACGCGGTGCTCGTCGCCTCCGACCGCCCGATCGACACCGCGCGCCTGGCCCGGCGCACCGCGGCCGACGCCTTCCCGGCGCGCGTGGAGTGGGGCGAGCCGCTGGCCCGCCTCACCGGCGACGCGCGACCGGTGCGGGACGCGGAGGCCGTACCGTCACCCGTTCCCCCGGAGGGAGCCTTCGGGATCGGCTGA
- a CDS encoding TVP38/TMEM64 family protein gives MFEPVSVRRSGVLLAPKARLAYLAVILLAAGSSVLLFEPQRLLSAGWPPQLSGAGAVVVFGLLYGVCTAALVPRPLLNLAAGALFGAPAGFAASLGGTVLGAGISFALGRALGQDALRPYVRGRWLEAADGQLSRHGFRSMLAIRLFPGMPFAVANYGAAVSRMKYLPFLLATGLGSVPNTAAYVVAGSEATSPTSPAFLISMGFIVLSVAGAAVVGWRKRHRLRGPVEAPVEAEPRLESVSA, from the coding sequence ATGTTCGAGCCCGTGTCCGTCCGCCGCTCCGGGGTGCTGCTCGCGCCCAAGGCCCGGCTGGCGTATCTCGCCGTGATCCTGCTCGCCGCGGGGTCGTCGGTGCTGCTCTTCGAGCCGCAGCGGCTGCTCTCGGCCGGCTGGCCGCCCCAGTTGAGCGGCGCGGGCGCGGTCGTGGTCTTCGGCCTGCTGTACGGGGTGTGCACGGCGGCCCTCGTGCCGCGGCCGCTGTTGAACCTGGCGGCGGGTGCTCTCTTCGGCGCCCCGGCGGGCTTCGCCGCGTCCCTCGGGGGCACGGTCCTGGGCGCGGGCATCTCGTTCGCGCTGGGCAGGGCCCTGGGCCAGGACGCCCTGCGCCCGTACGTGCGCGGGCGCTGGCTGGAGGCGGCGGACGGGCAGTTGAGCCGGCACGGGTTCCGGTCGATGCTGGCGATCCGGCTCTTCCCGGGGATGCCGTTCGCGGTGGCCAACTACGGCGCCGCGGTCTCCCGCATGAAGTACCTGCCGTTCCTCCTGGCGACGGGCCTCGGCTCCGTCCCGAACACGGCCGCCTACGTGGTCGCGGGCAGCGAGGCCACCTCGCCGACCTCCCCCGCCTTCTTGATCTCGATGGGGTTCATCGTCCTGTCGGTGGCGGGTGCCGCCGTGGTCGGCTGGCGCAAGCGGCACCGCCTCCGCGGGCCCGTGGAGGCGCCGGTGGAGGCGGAGCCCCGGCTGGAGTCGGTGTCGGCCTGA